A single window of Modestobacter italicus DNA harbors:
- a CDS encoding DUF4081 domain-containing GNAT family N-acetyltransferase — protein sequence MLRSVQARVLDADDEAAVRDLLALDPVGTCMLAGRIETHGTAVATLGAPLWGLWSGSRLDAVCLAGANLIPFARPGAERAAAGAFADRARRAGRRCSTIVGPAAAVLPLWELLAPVWGPAREVRARQPLLAIEGPPAVPVEPRVRPVVPGELDTLLPAAVAMFTEEVGVSPTRVDGGAAYRARVAELVRAGQSLAWIEDGQVLFKADVGAVSRAACQLQGVWVAPQFRGQGIGQRGTAAVVEYARTAIAPVVSLYVNDYNRAARAAYDRVGFRQVGTYSSVLF from the coding sequence GTGCTGCGATCGGTCCAGGCCCGGGTCCTGGACGCCGACGACGAGGCGGCGGTCCGGGACCTGCTGGCGCTCGACCCGGTGGGCACCTGCATGCTCGCCGGCCGCATCGAGACCCACGGCACCGCCGTGGCGACCCTGGGTGCACCGCTGTGGGGCCTGTGGTCCGGGAGCCGGCTGGACGCCGTCTGCCTGGCCGGCGCCAACCTGATCCCGTTCGCCCGGCCCGGCGCCGAGCGGGCGGCCGCCGGGGCCTTCGCCGACCGGGCCCGCCGGGCCGGGCGCCGCTGCTCGACGATCGTCGGGCCGGCGGCCGCGGTGCTGCCGCTGTGGGAGCTGCTCGCCCCGGTGTGGGGCCCGGCCCGGGAGGTGCGCGCCCGCCAGCCGCTGCTGGCGATCGAGGGGCCACCCGCCGTGCCGGTCGAGCCGCGGGTCCGGCCGGTGGTGCCCGGCGAGCTGGACACCCTGCTGCCGGCCGCGGTCGCGATGTTCACCGAGGAGGTCGGCGTCAGCCCCACCCGGGTCGACGGCGGTGCGGCCTACCGGGCGCGGGTCGCGGAGCTGGTGCGGGCCGGTCAGTCGCTGGCCTGGATCGAGGACGGTCAGGTGCTGTTCAAGGCCGACGTCGGGGCGGTCTCCCGCGCGGCGTGCCAGCTGCAGGGCGTCTGGGTGGCGCCGCAGTTCCGCGGCCAGGGGATCGGCCAGCGGGGGACGGCGGCGGTGGTCGAGTACGCCCGGACGGCGATCGCGCCGGTCGTGAGCCTGTACGTCAACGACTACAACCGCGCCGCCCGGGCCGCCTACGACCGGGTCGGCTTCCGCCAGGTCGGCACGTACTCCTCGGTGTTGTTCTGA
- the ispG gene encoding flavodoxin-dependent (E)-4-hydroxy-3-methylbut-2-enyl-diphosphate synthase gives MPASPPPVLAPRRKTRQLDVGGVGVGSDSPVSVQSMCTTKTADINATLQQIAELTASGCQIVRVAVPDTDDAEALPIIAKKSQIPVIADIHFQPRYVFAAIDAGCAAVRVNPGNIKKFDDKVGEIAKAAKDAGTPIRIGVNAGSLDRRLLAKYGKATPEALVESALWECSLFEEHDFRDIKISVKHNDPVVMVRAYELLAEQCDYPLHLGVTEAGPSFQGTIKSAVAFGALLSRGIGDTIRVSLSAPPVEEVKVGNQILESLNLRQRGLEIVSCPSCGRAQVDVYKLANEVTAGLEGMEVPLRVAVMGCVVNGPGEAREADLGVASGNGKGQIFVKGEVVKTVPESLIVETLIEEAMRIAADQVAAGTPSGAPVVTVS, from the coding sequence ATGCCCGCCTCTCCGCCGCCCGTCCTCGCCCCCCGCCGCAAGACCCGCCAGCTGGACGTCGGTGGGGTCGGGGTCGGCAGCGACTCCCCGGTGAGCGTGCAGTCGATGTGCACCACCAAGACCGCCGACATCAACGCCACGCTGCAGCAGATCGCCGAGCTGACCGCGTCCGGCTGCCAGATCGTGCGGGTCGCGGTGCCCGACACCGACGACGCCGAGGCGCTGCCGATCATCGCGAAGAAGTCGCAGATCCCGGTGATCGCCGACATCCACTTCCAGCCGCGCTACGTCTTCGCCGCCATCGACGCCGGCTGCGCCGCCGTCCGGGTCAACCCGGGCAACATCAAGAAGTTCGACGACAAGGTCGGCGAGATCGCCAAGGCCGCCAAGGACGCCGGCACGCCCATCCGGATCGGCGTCAACGCCGGCTCCCTGGACCGCCGGCTGCTCGCCAAGTACGGCAAGGCCACCCCCGAGGCGCTGGTCGAGTCCGCGCTGTGGGAGTGCTCGCTGTTCGAGGAGCACGACTTCCGCGACATCAAGATCTCGGTCAAGCACAACGACCCGGTGGTCATGGTGCGGGCCTACGAGCTGCTCGCCGAGCAGTGCGACTACCCGCTGCACCTCGGCGTCACCGAGGCCGGGCCCTCCTTCCAGGGCACCATCAAGTCCGCCGTCGCCTTCGGCGCGCTGCTGTCCCGCGGCATCGGAGACACCATCCGGGTGTCGCTGTCCGCGCCGCCGGTGGAGGAGGTGAAGGTCGGCAACCAGATCCTCGAGTCGCTGAACCTCCGCCAGCGCGGCCTGGAGATCGTCAGCTGCCCCTCGTGCGGCCGCGCCCAGGTCGACGTCTACAAGCTGGCGAACGAGGTGACCGCCGGCCTGGAGGGCATGGAGGTCCCGCTGCGGGTGGCCGTCATGGGCTGCGTCGTCAACGGCCCCGGCGAGGCCCGGGAGGCCGACCTCGGGGTCGCCTCCGGCAACGGCAAGGGGCAGATCTTCGTCAAGGGCGAGGTCGTCAAGACCGTCCCCGAGTCGCTGATCGTCGAGACGCTGATCGAGGAGGCCATGCGCATCGCGGCCGACCAGGTCGCCGCCGGCACGCCCTCGGGCGCCCCGGTCGTCACCGTCTCCTGA
- a CDS encoding M50 family metallopeptidase translates to MSGFLLTVLGIVAFAVGLLFSIGFHEFGHFFWARRFGMRVPQFFVGFGPTVFSRRSGETEFGIKAVPLGGYIRIVGMIPPAEEGESKRATRMRSFIAEVRGQALNDVLPTDGDRVFYRKPWWQRVIVMFAGPFHNLVLAVVFFGIVLVGFGIPGTTTTIASIPECVLPATSSSTTCPADAAPSPAAAAGLRAGDTIVAVDGRPVPQVADTGRGDEVTGWSQVQSAIRASTGTPVVLTVERDSDGAGQRVDLTVTPIANPVRVDSDGDGEADGVETVGFIGVSPAQTYVQQPVTAVPGFLGDMLVRSVDKLVEIPERVPQLFRATFMGEERDPLGPIGVVGVSRISGEVFALDDFTTTEKISTFFSLLAGMNLVLFLFNLLPIYPLDGGHVAGALYEKARSVVARLRGRPDPGPFDIARLMPVAYVVAGLFLVLSGMLFIADIVNPITLQ, encoded by the coding sequence CTGAGCGGGTTCCTCCTGACGGTCCTCGGGATCGTCGCCTTCGCCGTCGGACTGCTGTTCAGCATCGGCTTCCACGAGTTCGGCCACTTCTTCTGGGCCCGCAGGTTCGGGATGCGGGTGCCGCAGTTCTTCGTCGGCTTCGGGCCGACGGTGTTCTCCCGTCGTTCCGGGGAGACCGAGTTCGGCATCAAGGCCGTGCCGCTGGGCGGCTACATCCGGATCGTCGGGATGATCCCGCCGGCGGAGGAGGGCGAGAGCAAGCGCGCCACCCGGATGCGCAGCTTCATCGCCGAGGTCCGCGGTCAGGCCCTCAACGACGTGCTGCCCACCGACGGCGACCGGGTCTTCTACCGCAAGCCCTGGTGGCAGCGGGTCATCGTGATGTTCGCCGGGCCCTTCCACAACCTGGTCCTCGCGGTCGTGTTCTTCGGCATCGTCCTGGTCGGCTTCGGCATCCCGGGGACGACGACGACGATCGCGTCGATCCCCGAGTGCGTGCTGCCGGCCACCTCGAGCTCCACGACCTGCCCCGCCGACGCGGCTCCCTCACCCGCGGCCGCAGCCGGGCTGCGGGCCGGCGACACGATCGTCGCGGTCGACGGCCGACCGGTGCCCCAGGTCGCCGACACCGGCCGGGGCGACGAGGTGACCGGGTGGTCGCAGGTGCAGAGCGCGATTCGGGCCAGCACCGGCACCCCGGTCGTGCTCACCGTCGAGCGGGACTCCGACGGCGCCGGCCAGCGGGTCGACCTGACCGTCACCCCGATCGCCAACCCGGTCCGGGTCGACTCCGACGGCGACGGGGAGGCCGACGGCGTCGAGACGGTCGGCTTCATCGGGGTCAGCCCCGCCCAGACCTACGTGCAGCAGCCGGTCACCGCCGTCCCCGGTTTCCTGGGCGACATGCTCGTCCGGTCGGTGGACAAGCTGGTGGAGATCCCGGAGCGGGTGCCCCAGCTGTTCCGGGCGACGTTCATGGGCGAGGAGCGCGACCCGCTGGGGCCGATCGGCGTGGTCGGCGTGAGCCGCATCTCCGGTGAGGTGTTCGCCCTCGACGACTTCACCACCACGGAGAAGATCAGCACCTTCTTCTCGCTGCTGGCCGGGATGAACCTGGTGCTCTTCCTGTTCAACCTCCTGCCGATCTACCCGCTGGACGGCGGGCACGTCGCCGGGGCGCTGTACGAGAAGGCGCGGTCGGTCGTGGCCCGGCTCCGCGGCCGGCCCGACCCCGGCCCGTTCGACATCGCCCGGCTGATGCCGGTCGCCTACGTCGTCGCCGGGTTGTTCCTGGTGCTCAGCGGCATGCTGTTCATCGCCGACATCGTCAACCCGATCACCCTGCAGTAG
- the dxr gene encoding 1-deoxy-D-xylulose-5-phosphate reductoisomerase encodes MSEPREVTVLGSTGSIGRQAIAVARQNPGRLQVTGLAAGGGDVALLAEQALSLGVRTVAVARATAAQDLQLAFYAAAQQRGWAQGHYTLPEILAGPRAAEELAARPADVVLNGITGSIGLGPTLSALRAGRTVALANKESLVAGGELVKQAAAPGQLVPVDSEHSALAQCLRGGARGEVARLVLTASGGPFRGRSAAELAGVTREQALAHPTWDMGPVVTINSATLVNKGLELIEAHLLFDVPYADIDVVVHPQSIVHSMVTFADGATIAQASPPDMRLPIALALAWPDRLPDVQPALDWSQASTWEFMPLDSEVFPAVRLARQAGEAGGVVPALFNAANEEAVAAFAAGHLAFTAIVQVIARTLDAAPDLGAPTCVEDVLAAEKWAREHARVAIAGG; translated from the coding sequence GTGAGCGAGCCGCGCGAGGTCACCGTGCTGGGGTCGACCGGGTCCATCGGGCGGCAGGCGATCGCCGTCGCCCGGCAGAACCCGGGGCGGCTGCAGGTCACCGGGCTGGCGGCCGGGGGCGGTGACGTCGCGCTGCTGGCCGAGCAGGCGCTGAGCCTCGGCGTCCGGACGGTCGCGGTCGCCCGCGCCACCGCCGCGCAGGACCTGCAGCTGGCGTTCTACGCCGCCGCCCAGCAGCGCGGCTGGGCGCAGGGCCACTACACGCTCCCGGAGATCCTGGCCGGCCCGCGGGCCGCCGAGGAGCTCGCCGCCCGGCCGGCCGACGTCGTGCTCAACGGGATCACCGGCTCGATCGGGCTGGGGCCGACCCTCTCGGCGCTGCGCGCCGGGCGCACCGTCGCGCTGGCCAACAAGGAGTCCCTGGTCGCCGGCGGTGAGCTGGTGAAGCAGGCCGCCGCGCCCGGCCAGCTGGTCCCGGTCGACTCCGAGCACTCCGCGCTGGCCCAGTGCCTGCGCGGCGGCGCGCGCGGCGAGGTCGCCCGGCTGGTGCTCACCGCCAGCGGCGGACCGTTCCGCGGCCGCTCCGCCGCCGAGCTGGCCGGGGTCACCCGCGAGCAGGCGCTGGCCCACCCCACCTGGGACATGGGACCGGTGGTCACCATCAACTCCGCGACCCTGGTCAACAAGGGCCTGGAGCTGATCGAGGCCCACCTGCTCTTCGACGTCCCCTACGCCGACATCGACGTGGTGGTGCACCCGCAGTCGATCGTGCACTCCATGGTGACCTTCGCCGACGGCGCCACCATCGCCCAGGCCAGCCCGCCGGACATGCGGCTGCCCATCGCGCTGGCGCTGGCCTGGCCCGACCGCCTGCCGGACGTGCAGCCGGCGCTGGACTGGTCGCAGGCGAGCACCTGGGAGTTCATGCCGCTGGACTCCGAGGTGTTCCCCGCGGTGCGGCTCGCCCGGCAGGCGGGTGAGGCGGGCGGCGTCGTCCCGGCCCTGTTCAACGCGGCCAACGAGGAGGCGGTCGCCGCATTCGCCGCCGGACACCTCGCGTTCACAGCCATCGTGCAGGTCATCGCGCGTACCTTGGACGCCGCGCCGGACCTCGGCGCACCCACCTGCGTCGAGGACGTGCTGGCCGCTGAGAAGTGGGCCCGGGAGCACGCCCGCGTCGCCATCGCCGGAGGCTGA
- a CDS encoding DUF2631 domain-containing protein, translated as MSDASGRGQGNQTSARVIEQSNREEGIVRAGETPITHERPEDWGWHGETGKAGRIAGVVMIALLLVMLFGNHEGRIEDLYLVGAALIIVIALIRDHFRRKNAWRSR; from the coding sequence GTGAGCGACGCGAGCGGCCGCGGCCAGGGCAACCAGACCAGCGCCAGGGTGATCGAGCAGTCCAACCGTGAGGAGGGCATCGTCCGGGCGGGCGAGACGCCCATCACCCACGAGCGCCCCGAGGACTGGGGCTGGCACGGCGAGACCGGCAAGGCCGGCCGGATCGCCGGCGTCGTGATGATCGCCCTGCTGCTGGTCATGCTCTTCGGCAACCACGAGGGCCGGATCGAGGACCTGTACCTGGTCGGGGCCGCGCTGATCATCGTCATCGCGCTCATCCGGGACCACTTCCGCCGGAAGAACGCCTGGCGTTCGCGGTAA
- a CDS encoding LPXTG-motif cell wall anchor, producing the protein MSRMSRPRAVVATGLTLGTAAAGLFLAPVASAAVVPTVTAPGTVVAGTPFTVSGTGCVGTELNPTQVWVYSNDVEEAVDGVVETAPDGSWSVQVQFAATAQPDTYPVWADCVSYDGSADFEYDELFTDVTAPAPAGTPAAPTTTPVATSTPAPVFTPGAKPNTPGVSNTSTGTTTGSAAAPGQKVVKVLKGFKPGEKVTVVLHSAPVELGVFTADANGVVTVEFTVPAGTPLGTHTLVFEGNAGTYFEEALVLTADGKALAYTGASIAMPLIGGSVLVAAGAGALLVTRRRRSPEAAQA; encoded by the coding sequence ATGAGCCGCATGTCCCGCCCTCGCGCCGTCGTCGCGACCGGCCTCACCCTCGGCACGGCCGCCGCCGGCCTGTTCCTCGCCCCGGTCGCCTCCGCCGCCGTCGTGCCGACCGTGACCGCGCCCGGCACGGTCGTCGCCGGCACCCCCTTCACCGTCTCCGGCACCGGCTGCGTCGGCACCGAGCTCAACCCGACCCAGGTCTGGGTCTACAGCAACGACGTGGAGGAGGCCGTGGACGGGGTCGTCGAGACCGCCCCCGACGGCTCCTGGTCGGTGCAGGTGCAGTTCGCCGCGACCGCGCAGCCGGACACCTACCCCGTCTGGGCCGACTGCGTCTCCTACGACGGCTCGGCCGACTTCGAGTACGACGAGCTGTTCACCGACGTGACGGCCCCGGCGCCGGCCGGCACCCCGGCCGCGCCGACCACCACCCCGGTCGCGACCAGCACCCCCGCCCCCGTCTTCACCCCGGGCGCCAAGCCGAACACGCCGGGCGTGTCCAACACCTCCACCGGCACGACCACCGGCAGCGCCGCAGCGCCCGGCCAGAAGGTCGTCAAGGTCCTCAAGGGCTTCAAGCCCGGCGAGAAGGTCACCGTCGTCCTGCACTCGGCCCCGGTCGAGCTGGGTGTCTTCACCGCCGACGCCAACGGTGTCGTGACGGTCGAGTTCACGGTCCCCGCGGGCACCCCGCTGGGCACCCACACCCTGGTCTTCGAGGGCAACGCCGGCACCTACTTCGAGGAGGCCCTGGTCCTCACCGCCGACGGCAAGGCCCTGGCCTACACCGGTGCCAGCATCGCGATGCCGCTCATCGGCGGCAGCGTCCTGGTGGCGGCCGGCGCCGGCGCCCTGCTGGTCACCCGCCGTCGCCGCAGCCCGGAGGCGGCGCAGGCCTGA
- a CDS encoding LCP family protein: MTSSSTADAGQGPPDRRSPRPASVTRRRLLRAGAGLLVSLALLLGADLTVLTHRIDRLDVDLPAGTGSTWVVLGLDSRADLPAGASASDFGTADLVPGSRADVVLVLRETDQGLQVLSVPRDVAVRTGGRPDRLALTWLSGPQTTVDALCTLGIPTDHLVTVDLAGFAAVVDAAGGLTVDVPAPVRDPAAGLLLDTAGRQHVDGATALAMVRSRHPEALVDGAWTPAPVDPDGRATAAGTVLSALASAARSAAWRPWRAQHVAWAASGALTVDSGTSSRELAALATEHVGPVEVLPVGPPRGGTVVRSPTAETASAVEAAGLSCSR, from the coding sequence ATGACCTCCAGCAGCACGGCGGACGCCGGTCAGGGACCCCCTGACCGGCGTTCGCCGCGTCCTGCATCGGTCACCCGCCGGCGCCTGCTGCGTGCGGGCGCCGGCCTGCTGGTCTCCCTGGCCCTCCTGCTGGGCGCCGACCTCACGGTGCTGACCCACCGCATCGACCGGCTCGACGTCGACCTGCCGGCCGGCACCGGGTCGACCTGGGTGGTGCTCGGGCTGGACTCCCGCGCCGACCTGCCCGCCGGCGCCTCGGCGAGCGACTTCGGCACCGCGGACCTCGTCCCGGGCAGCCGGGCGGACGTCGTGCTGGTGCTGCGCGAGACCGACCAGGGGCTGCAGGTCCTCTCCGTCCCGCGCGACGTCGCGGTCCGGACCGGGGGCCGGCCCGACCGGCTGGCCCTCACCTGGCTGAGCGGCCCCCAGACGACCGTCGACGCCCTGTGCACCCTCGGCATCCCCACCGACCACCTGGTCACGGTGGACCTGGCCGGCTTCGCGGCGGTCGTGGACGCCGCCGGTGGCCTGACCGTCGACGTGCCGGCCCCCGTGCGCGACCCGGCGGCCGGGCTCCTGCTCGACACGGCCGGCCGGCAGCACGTGGACGGCGCGACGGCGCTGGCGATGGTGCGTTCCCGCCACCCCGAGGCCCTGGTCGACGGCGCCTGGACGCCGGCGCCGGTGGACCCGGACGGCCGCGCGACGGCGGCGGGCACCGTGCTGTCCGCGCTGGCCTCCGCCGCCCGGTCCGCGGCGTGGCGGCCGTGGCGGGCCCAGCACGTCGCCTGGGCGGCCTCGGGGGCGCTGACCGTCGACAGCGGCACGTCCTCCCGCGAACTGGCCGCGCTCGCCACCGAGCACGTCGGCCCGGTGGAGGTGCTCCCCGTCGGCCCGCCGCGCGGCGGCACCGTCGTCCGCTCCCCGACCGCCGAGACCGCATCGGCGGTCGAGGCAGCCGGGCTGTCCTGCAGCCGTTAG
- a CDS encoding VIT1/CCC1 transporter family protein encodes MTGPGEQLERAEAHPHTHSDVAGGWLRAAVFGAMDGLVTNTALVAGVGGAGAGSHAVVLSGVAGLAAGAISMALGEYTSVSTQNEQLDLEVAKERRELAVNPVGEQAELAQLWRDRGLDPQLADAVAEQLSRDPEQALRVHALNELGLDPEDKPSPMTAAVSSFLCFAVGALIPLLPYLLGAPQLWLALLCGGAGLVAAGALSARFTPRPWWSAGLRQLLFGAIAAGATYLIGAAIGSGAG; translated from the coding sequence ATGACCGGCCCCGGCGAGCAGCTGGAACGGGCCGAGGCCCATCCGCACACGCACTCCGACGTGGCCGGCGGCTGGCTGCGCGCCGCGGTCTTCGGGGCGATGGACGGGCTGGTCACCAACACGGCGCTGGTCGCCGGGGTCGGTGGCGCCGGGGCCGGCTCGCACGCGGTCGTCCTCTCCGGCGTCGCCGGGCTCGCCGCCGGTGCCATCTCGATGGCGCTGGGCGAGTACACCTCGGTGAGCACCCAGAACGAGCAGCTGGACCTCGAGGTCGCCAAGGAGCGCCGCGAGCTGGCCGTGAACCCGGTGGGGGAGCAGGCCGAGCTCGCCCAGCTGTGGCGGGACCGCGGGCTGGACCCGCAGCTGGCCGACGCGGTGGCCGAGCAGCTGTCCCGCGACCCGGAGCAGGCGCTGCGGGTGCACGCGCTCAACGAGCTGGGGCTCGACCCCGAGGACAAGCCCTCGCCGATGACGGCGGCGGTCTCCTCGTTCCTGTGCTTCGCGGTGGGGGCGCTGATCCCGCTGCTGCCCTACCTCCTCGGTGCCCCGCAGCTGTGGCTGGCGTTGCTCTGCGGTGGCGCCGGGCTGGTCGCGGCCGGTGCGCTCTCGGCCCGGTTCACCCCGCGGCCGTGGTGGTCGGCGGGCCTGCGGCAGCTGCTGTTCGGCGCGATCGCCGCCGGGGCGACCTACCTCATCGGCGCCGCGATCGGCAGCGGCGCCGGCTAA
- the rlmN gene encoding 23S rRNA (adenine(2503)-C(2))-methyltransferase RlmN: MTALPLVFDAPRRTKPPRHLADLTRDEARAAVTELGQPAFRADQLARHFYAGVTDPAQMTDVPAAVREDLAAALLPGLLTPVRHQSADGGRTRKTLWRLHDGALVESVLMRYPERATVCISSQAGCGMACPFCATGQSGLTRNLSAAEIIGQAVAAAAAMANGEIPGGPGRLSNVVFMGMGEPLANYARVRKTLDALLTPAPHGLGLAQRSVTVSTVGLVPAIRKLTEEGLNVTLAVSLHAPDDELRDTLVPINTRWNVGEVLEAADAYARRTGRRYSIEYALIRDVNDQPFRADLLGRLLAKRLAHVNLIPLNPTPGSQWDASPLPAQREFVARLRAAGVPTTVRDTRGSDIDGACGQLAAADQVDGVPSVAVPVPAVEEGVALGAESDQG, from the coding sequence ATGACTGCCCTGCCCCTCGTCTTCGACGCCCCGCGCCGCACCAAGCCGCCCCGCCACCTCGCCGACCTCACCCGGGACGAGGCGCGTGCGGCGGTCACCGAGCTCGGCCAGCCGGCGTTCCGCGCCGACCAGCTCGCCCGGCACTTCTACGCCGGCGTCACCGACCCGGCGCAGATGACCGACGTCCCGGCTGCCGTCCGGGAGGACCTCGCGGCCGCGCTGCTGCCCGGCCTGCTGACCCCGGTGCGGCACCAGTCCGCCGACGGGGGGCGCACCCGCAAGACGCTGTGGCGGCTGCACGACGGTGCCCTGGTCGAGAGCGTGCTGATGCGCTACCCCGAGCGCGCCACGGTCTGCATCTCCAGCCAGGCCGGCTGCGGCATGGCCTGCCCGTTCTGCGCGACCGGGCAGAGCGGGCTGACCCGCAACCTGTCCGCCGCCGAGATCATCGGCCAGGCGGTCGCGGCCGCCGCCGCGATGGCGAACGGCGAGATCCCCGGCGGTCCGGGCCGGTTGTCCAACGTCGTCTTCATGGGCATGGGCGAGCCGCTGGCGAACTACGCCCGGGTCCGCAAGACGCTCGACGCGCTGCTCACCCCCGCCCCGCACGGGCTGGGGCTGGCGCAGCGGTCGGTCACGGTGTCGACCGTCGGGTTGGTCCCGGCCATCCGCAAGCTCACCGAGGAGGGGCTCAACGTCACCCTCGCGGTGAGCCTGCACGCCCCCGACGACGAGCTGCGCGACACCCTGGTGCCGATCAACACCCGCTGGAACGTCGGTGAGGTTCTCGAGGCGGCCGACGCCTACGCCCGCCGGACCGGCCGGCGGTACTCCATCGAGTACGCGCTGATCCGCGACGTCAACGACCAGCCGTTCCGCGCCGACCTGCTGGGCCGGCTGCTGGCCAAGCGGCTGGCGCACGTCAACCTCATCCCGCTCAACCCGACCCCGGGCAGCCAGTGGGACGCCAGCCCGCTGCCCGCGCAGCGGGAGTTCGTCGCCCGGCTGCGGGCGGCCGGGGTGCCGACCACGGTGCGCGACACCCGCGGCTCGGACATCGACGGCGCCTGCGGGCAGCTCGCCGCCGCCGACCAGGTCGACGGCGTGCCCAGCGTCGCCGTCCCGGTGCCGGCCGTCGAGGAGGGTGTGGCCCTCGGCGCCGAGTCGGACCAGGGATGA
- a CDS encoding TrmH family RNA methyltransferase: protein MTTDDAGPGPTEWGGSVGVGPWVGPWPTDPRYDRQLLADGDRRNVVDRYRYWTLEAIVADLDRRRHPFHVAIENFAHDLNIGTVVRTANAFLAAEVHVVGRRRWNRRGAMVTDRYQHLRHHPDVAALLLAAAAEELVVVAVDNGPDAVPLETVRLPRRSLLLFGQEGPGLSPEAREGAALTVSIAQFGSTRSLNAGVAAGIAMHAWIQQHADLGASVPLPSAGGTGVAPEGASGV, encoded by the coding sequence ATGACGACGGACGACGCGGGACCCGGGCCCACCGAGTGGGGCGGCTCCGTCGGCGTCGGCCCCTGGGTCGGGCCGTGGCCGACGGACCCGCGGTACGACCGGCAGCTGCTGGCCGACGGTGACCGGCGCAACGTCGTCGACCGGTACCGCTACTGGACCCTCGAGGCGATCGTCGCGGACCTGGACCGCCGCCGGCACCCCTTCCACGTGGCGATCGAGAACTTCGCGCACGACCTGAACATCGGCACCGTGGTCCGCACCGCCAACGCCTTCCTCGCCGCGGAGGTGCACGTGGTCGGCCGGCGCCGCTGGAACCGGCGCGGGGCGATGGTCACCGACCGCTACCAGCACCTGCGCCACCACCCCGACGTCGCCGCCCTGCTGCTGGCCGCCGCGGCCGAGGAGCTGGTCGTCGTCGCCGTGGACAACGGTCCCGACGCCGTCCCGCTGGAGACGGTGCGGCTCCCGCGGCGCTCGCTGCTGCTCTTCGGGCAGGAGGGGCCGGGGCTGTCCCCGGAAGCGCGGGAGGGGGCGGCCCTGACGGTGTCCATCGCCCAGTTCGGCTCGACGCGGTCGCTGAACGCCGGGGTGGCGGCCGGCATCGCGATGCACGCGTGGATCCAGCAGCACGCCGACCTCGGGGCCTCGGTGCCCCTCCCCAGCGCCGGTGGGACGGGTGTGGCTCCGGAGGGCGCGAGCGGAGTGTGA
- a CDS encoding DUF952 domain-containing protein has translation MDDRTSGPLLHLTTSAGWAAALEAGAVTPPSLAEVGFVHLSTPAQVHLPAQRLFAGRRDVVVLVVDPALLPDPVRCEPGVPGDPAAMRFPHLYGPLPTSAVVAVVPWRPGTPLDLPLTWGR, from the coding sequence ATGGACGACCGGACGAGCGGCCCGCTGCTGCACCTGACGACGTCGGCGGGGTGGGCGGCGGCGCTGGAGGCCGGCGCGGTGACCCCGCCGTCGCTGGCGGAGGTCGGGTTCGTGCACCTGTCGACCCCGGCGCAGGTGCACCTGCCCGCGCAGCGGCTCTTCGCCGGCCGGCGCGACGTCGTCGTGCTGGTGGTCGACCCGGCGCTCCTGCCCGACCCGGTGCGGTGCGAACCGGGGGTCCCGGGCGATCCGGCGGCCATGCGGTTCCCGCACCTGTACGGCCCGCTGCCGACCAGCGCGGTGGTCGCCGTCGTCCCCTGGCGGCCCGGTACGCCGCTGGACCTCCCTCTTACGTGGGGGCGATGA